Proteins encoded together in one Candidatus Kaiserbacteria bacterium window:
- a CDS encoding thioredoxin domain-containing protein: protein MSEQKMNLGTPIAIVAAGALIAGALYFAGGAGSPSTGPAGAPDAGQPAVPIAEVQADDHIVGNADAKVVIVEYSDTECPFCKNHHETLKEITSKYEASEVAWVYRNFPIPQLHPNAPKQAEALECAAELGGNEGFWAYTDRLYEVTPSNNGLSMDELPKIATHVGLDAAAFTQCLDSGDMQERVDADYNEVIAAGGRGTPHNILLVNGEQYPLEGGQSVEGLSQIIDQLLAQ from the coding sequence ATGTCAGAACAAAAAATGAACCTCGGAACTCCTATTGCCATCGTTGCGGCTGGAGCTCTTATCGCCGGAGCTCTTTACTTCGCTGGTGGTGCAGGATCACCAAGTACAGGGCCTGCAGGAGCACCGGACGCTGGTCAACCAGCAGTTCCTATTGCAGAAGTACAAGCAGATGACCACATTGTGGGAAATGCTGATGCAAAAGTAGTGATTGTCGAATACTCAGATACAGAATGTCCATTCTGTAAAAACCATCACGAAACTCTTAAAGAAATTACAAGCAAGTATGAGGCAAGTGAAGTTGCATGGGTATACCGAAACTTCCCAATTCCGCAGCTTCACCCAAACGCACCTAAGCAAGCTGAAGCACTTGAATGTGCAGCTGAACTTGGAGGAAACGAAGGGTTCTGGGCATACACAGACCGTTTATACGAAGTTACTCCATCGAACAACGGACTCAGCATGGATGAACTTCCAAAGATCGCAACGCACGTTGGTCTTGATGCGGCAGCGTTCACACAATGTCTCGACAGCGGTGACATGCAAGAGCGAGTGGACGCAGATTACAACGAAGTAATCGCGGCAGGTGGACGTGGAACTCCTCACAACATTCTTCTTGTAAATGGTGAGCAGTACCCACTCGAAGGAGGTCAATCAGTTGAAGGTCTTTCGCAGATCATCGACCAACTTTTGGCACAGTAA